A genomic stretch from Carassius auratus strain Wakin chromosome 35, ASM336829v1, whole genome shotgun sequence includes:
- the slc46a2 gene encoding thymic stromal cotransporter homolog isoform X1 — protein sequence MAVMMSCRKYIAPLVFCAQVASSFFDTALQMIVKERCANHDRDVEQKAITNFNMTFNMVLKFMPIVPAILLAKVGDRGYRKVPIVVPLVGYFLSRGLLLLDIVLNWPLQVLYAVPVIHGLCGGFASYWAGVMALVSVCSGEDERSVRIMRTELVYGIAGFIGSLASGHLFNLYNVDIKQGAILSSFSVLLYFLCLLYAAFFLRVDLFSVLGERQERRESVGIINHEARDKINIALLFVSGILYDIAVAGGMEMLGAYVLKDPLSWGATEVGYGNALGSLLFITSFLGVKMFTRCSVRDESMVMIGMVSFAAGIYFMAFVTTTPMYFLARSITLFALIPMPTIRSLLSKQVRGTSYGITFVMLQLSFKIASLVTTPIYTKIYQVTLDTFPGFVFILSSIFTVLSMIPISIVGCRSARHDGYERIQGN from the exons ATGGCGGTAATGATGTCCTGTCGTAAATACATCGCGCCTCTAGTGTTCTGTGCCCAGGTGGCCAGCTCGTTTTTTGACACCGCTCTCCAAATGATCGTTAAAGAACGATGCGCAAACCACGACAGAGACGTCGAGCAGAAAGCCATCACAAACTTCAACATGACCTTCAACATGGTGCTCAAATTCATGCCAATTGTGCCAGCGATCCTTCTGGCAAAGGTGGGAGACAGGGGTTACAGGAAGGTGCCAATAGTGGTTCCTCTGGTTGGATATTTCCTGTCCAGAGGTCTGCTCTTGCTGGATATCGTGCTGAACTGGCCTCTCCAGGTGCTGTACGCGGTGCCGGTGATCCACGGACTGTGCGGGGGCTTCGCGTCTTACTGGGCGGGAGTGATGGCGCTGGTGTCGGTGTGCTCCGGTGAGGACGAGCGCTCCGTGCGCATCATGAGGACCGAGCTGGTGTACGGAATCGCCGGGTTCATTGGTAGTTTGGCTTCTGGTCACTTATTTAACCTCTATAACGTAGATATCAAACAAGGAGCAATTTTATCTAGTTTCAGCGTGCTACTCTATTTCCTGTGCCTGCTCTATGCCGCATTTTTCCTGCGGGTCGATCTTTTCTCAGTGCTTGGAGAGAGGCAGGAGCGACGGGAAAGTGTCGGGATCATAAACCACGAAGCCCGGGATAAGATAAACATCGCTTTGCTCTTCGTCAGTGGGATCTTGTATGATATAGCAGTGGCTGGAGGAATGGAGATGTTGGGAGCTTATGTGCTCAAAGACCCCCTCAGCTGGGGCGCAACAGAGGTGGGCTACGGAAACGCGTTGGGGTCCCTTCTCTTCATCACCAGTTTTTTGGGTGTGAAGATGTTCACGAGATGTTCAGTTAGAGATGAGAGCATGGTGATGATCGGGATGGTGTCTTTCGCAGCTGGGATTTATTTCATGGCATTTGTGACCACAACTCCGATGTACTTTCTGG CTCGCTCTATCACTCTGTTTGCTCTGATTCCAATGCCCACCATTCGCTCGCTGCTGTCCAAACAGGTCAGAGGAACCTCGTATG GCATTACCTTTGTCATGCTCCAGTTGTCCTTCAAAATCGCAAGCTTGGTCACCACACCCATCTACACTAAGATCTATCAGGTCACACTCGACACCTTCCCAGGCTTTGTCTTCATTCTGTCCAGCATCTTCACTGTTCTTTCTATGATACCCATTAG TATTGTAGGATGTCGCTCTGCGAGACATGATGGATATGAGAGAATCCAAGGGAACTGA
- the slc46a2 gene encoding thymic stromal cotransporter homolog isoform X2, with translation MAVMMSCRKYIAPLVFCAQVASSFFDTALQMIVKERCANHDRDVEQKAITNFNMTFNMVLKFMPIVPAILLAKVGDRGYRKVPIVVPLVGYFLSRGLLLLDIVLNWPLQVLYAVPVIHGLCGGFASYWAGVMALVSVCSGEDERSVRIMRTELVYGIAGFIVLGERQERRESVGIINHEARDKINIALLFVSGILYDIAVAGGMEMLGAYVLKDPLSWGATEVGYGNALGSLLFITSFLGVKMFTRCSVRDESMVMIGMVSFAAGIYFMAFVTTTPMYFLARSITLFALIPMPTIRSLLSKQVRGTSYGITFVMLQLSFKIASLVTTPIYTKIYQVTLDTFPGFVFILSSIFTVLSMIPISIVGCRSARHDGYERIQGN, from the exons ATGGCGGTAATGATGTCCTGTCGTAAATACATCGCGCCTCTAGTGTTCTGTGCCCAGGTGGCCAGCTCGTTTTTTGACACCGCTCTCCAAATGATCGTTAAAGAACGATGCGCAAACCACGACAGAGACGTCGAGCAGAAAGCCATCACAAACTTCAACATGACCTTCAACATGGTGCTCAAATTCATGCCAATTGTGCCAGCGATCCTTCTGGCAAAGGTGGGAGACAGGGGTTACAGGAAGGTGCCAATAGTGGTTCCTCTGGTTGGATATTTCCTGTCCAGAGGTCTGCTCTTGCTGGATATCGTGCTGAACTGGCCTCTCCAGGTGCTGTACGCGGTGCCGGTGATCCACGGACTGTGCGGGGGCTTCGCGTCTTACTGGGCGGGAGTGATGGCGCTGGTGTCGGTGTGCTCCGGTGAGGACGAGCGCTCCGTGCGCATCATGAGGACCGAGCTGGTGTACGGAATCGCCGGGTTCATTG TGCTTGGAGAGAGGCAGGAGCGACGGGAAAGTGTCGGGATCATAAACCACGAAGCCCGGGATAAGATAAACATCGCTTTGCTCTTCGTCAGTGGGATCTTGTATGATATAGCAGTGGCTGGAGGAATGGAGATGTTGGGAGCTTATGTGCTCAAAGACCCCCTCAGCTGGGGCGCAACAGAGGTGGGCTACGGAAACGCGTTGGGGTCCCTTCTCTTCATCACCAGTTTTTTGGGTGTGAAGATGTTCACGAGATGTTCAGTTAGAGATGAGAGCATGGTGATGATCGGGATGGTGTCTTTCGCAGCTGGGATTTATTTCATGGCATTTGTGACCACAACTCCGATGTACTTTCTGG CTCGCTCTATCACTCTGTTTGCTCTGATTCCAATGCCCACCATTCGCTCGCTGCTGTCCAAACAGGTCAGAGGAACCTCGTATG GCATTACCTTTGTCATGCTCCAGTTGTCCTTCAAAATCGCAAGCTTGGTCACCACACCCATCTACACTAAGATCTATCAGGTCACACTCGACACCTTCCCAGGCTTTGTCTTCATTCTGTCCAGCATCTTCACTGTTCTTTCTATGATACCCATTAG TATTGTAGGATGTCGCTCTGCGAGACATGATGGATATGAGAGAATCCAAGGGAACTGA
- the palm2akap2 gene encoding palm2 and akap2 fusion isoform X5, which yields MKKKPPVHSEDDSELKRERSLKTVSFFDSVSVISSGESSMELEDQAETQQSYVSSGQNIVRHGGEGMDSEVAKEILYLDQVLEDNCCDPRVEITSNGTSSPDIKSVRVHGTGPSVNTCDTSPLHNQDIVLEGKKQTTFVDDFNTKPNGHAMDSARSPESPRTAIKKEARFELRPFLEEKKPSKLFDTTAEKEVQVKKVRPSEEIAELEKERLELIRGQAVKKNPGIAAKWWNPPQDKTLEEELEPDQLESLRRYEERKQMKTEANRIPQAAPRQTTSFIQPEIGNREDVVMEEIDFSAARKQFLQMEHSKQPTAPKRNVAPQLYSAKPFFRTPEVTHVERPCGSVTVANQEGVTSHDGSEVTTVKAEKIYCCSGESATPPKDGLAQNELKYDEFTCARAVMTIVKEEDSDLCQHSLNSSYHTEEIDSGLDDLSLRSQDTTVLETLSNDFSMDYISDSGASNETMSAYLENSLGEYSFPSTPVSTTPINGKHESGIKSPSEQSGSYQAYGLTEEELEYHAGILVQNAIQQAIAQQNDEWEPLQATQHSSPILERHVEITEPQSQPLVERSAVTPPPKVPSPLEEKKAIAPRITVVQAAPVIPVNTYKPPSPSPPPSEKPEFSYFSKYSEAAELRSTAAVTRAQETEVTSGPFKLRSRKQRTLSMIEEEIRAAQEREEELKRQRQAQTLHLPRTQKLKTSTQPNKLVLAGKTAPGKIEKVRPVPPASPCSSDGALPSPLSDLGSDDSGGQRPKNFMQTLMEDFETHKVKRREISEDNSYVRSVTTEVLEATRVTRRKSNMALRWEAGIYTNQEEAEEEEEEE from the exons ATGAAAAAG AAGCCCCCTGTACACTCAGAGGATGACAGTGAGCTGAAAAGAGAGAGAAGTCTGAAGACTGTGAGCTTTTTCGATTCTGTAAGTGTGATATCCAGTGGTGAGAGCAGTATGGAGCTTGAAGATCAGGCCGAGACCCAGCAAAGTTATGTGAGCAGTGGGCAGAACATAGTGAGACATGGAGGAGAAGGGATGGACAGTGAAGTTGCCAAGGAAATACTTTACCTTGATCAGGTCCTTGAGGACAACTGTTGTGATCCCAGGGTAGAAATTACTTCAAATGGGACAAGTTCCCCTGATATTAAGTCAGTTAGAGTTCATGGAACTGGACCATCTGTGAATACTTGTGACACATCTCCCTTACACAACCAGGATATTGTTTTAGAAGGGAAAAAACAGACCACTTTTGTTGATGATTTCAACACCAAACCAAACGGTCATGCAATGGACAGTGCAAGGTCACCTGAATCACCTAGGACAGCAATCAAGAAAGAGGCACGTTTTGAGCTCCGACCATTTCTTGAAGAGAAGAAACCATCAAAGCTATTTGACACCACAGCTGAGAAAGAAGTTCAGGTGAAGAAAGTCAGACCCTCGGAGGAGATTGCAGAGCTAGAGAAGGAAAGGCTGGAACTCATCCGAGGTCAAGCAGTCAAGAAAAATCCTGGCATTGCAGCAAAATGGTGGAACCCACCTCAGGATAAGACACTGGAAGAGGAGCTGGAGCCGGACCAACTGGAGTCGCTTCGAAGATATGAGGAGAGGAAGCAGATGAAAACAGAAGCCAACCGCATACCACAGGCTGCACCCAGACAGACAACTTCCTTTATCCAACCTGAAATAGGAAATAGGGAGGATGTTGTCATGGAAGAGATTGACTTTTCTGCAGCACGCAAGCAATTTCTGCAGATGGAACATAGCAAGCAGCCCACAGCTCCCAAGAGGAACGTGGCACCACAGCTTTACTCTGCCAAACCTTTCTTCAGGACTCCAGAGGTCACACATGTAGAGAGGCCATGCGGTTCTGTCACAGTTGCCAATCAAGAAGGGGTCACATCACACGATGGAAGTGAAGTTACTACAGTCAAAGCTGAAAAGATTTACTGCTGCTCTGGAGAATCTGCCACACCACCCAAAGATGGTTTGGCTCAGAACGAATTGAAATATGATGAATTTACTTGTGCCCGGGCAGTGATGACTATTGTGAAGGAAGAGGACTCTGATTTGTGTCAACACTCTTTAAACAGCTCCTACCATACAGAAGAAATCGACTCTGGGTTAGATGACCTATCTCTCCGGTCTCAGGACACAACTGTACTTGAGACGCTCTCCAATGACTTCAGTATGGACTACATAAGTGACAGTGGTGCATCAAATGAGACCATGAGTGCCTATTTGGAAAACTCTCTTGGGGAATACTCTTTTCCTTCAACACCAGTGTCCACTACACCAATCAATGGAAAGCATGAAAGTGGGATCAAATCTCCAAGTGAACAGAGTGGGTCTTATCAGGCATATGGCTTGACAGAAGAGGAGCTGGAATACCATGCTGGGATTCTTGTCCAAAACGCTATCCAGCAAGCCATTGCTCAGCAGAATGACGAATGGGAGCCTCTTCAGGCCACACAACATTCGTCCCCCATTCTCGAGAGACATGTGGAAATTACTGAACCACAATCCCAACCCCTGGTGGAAAGATCTGCCGTCACGCCACCTCCCAAAGTGCCATCCCCCCTAGAGGAGAAGAAAGCAATTGCTCCTCGGATAACTGTAGTTCAAGCTGCCCCAGTTATCCCAGTGAACACTTACAAACCTCCCAGTCCTTCTCCTCCACCAAGTGAGAAACCAGAATTCAGCTATTTCAGTAAGTACTCTGAAGCAGCAGAGCTCAGGAGCACCGCAGCTGTCACTCGTGCTCAGGAAACGGAGGTCACCTCAGGACCGTTCAAGCTGCGCTCACGCAAACAGAGAACCCTGTCCATGATCGAAGAGGAGATTCGGGCGGCCCAAGAGCGCGAGGAAGAGTTGAAGAGACAACGACAGGCACAAACATTGCACCTTCCCCGTACACAGAAGCTGAAGACCAGCACCCAGCCAAACAAGCTGGTCCTTGCGGGGAAGACAGCACCAG GTAAGATAGAGAAGGTTCGTCCAGTTCCTCCAGCATCGCCGTGCTCTTCAGATGGAGCTCTGCCCTCGCCGCTGTCTGATCTGGGCAGTGATGATTCTGGAGGACAGCGACCCAAGAACTTCATGCAGACTTTGATGGAGGACTTCGAGACACACAAGGTCAAGCGCCGAGAGATATCTGAGGACAACAGT TATGTCCGCTCAGTTACAACTGAG GTTCTGGAGGCAACACGTGTCACTCGCAGAAAAAGTAACATGGCCCTCCGGTGGGAGGCGGGAATCTACACCAACCAGGAAGAggctgaggaagaggaagaggaagagtaa